The following proteins come from a genomic window of Pyxidicoccus sp. MSG2:
- a CDS encoding serine/threonine protein kinase, protein MIESNAPTDGAPPELEDPLLGRVLNERFRILETLGAGGMGRVYKAIQAPLDRLVALKVLNPQYGEGKDPGFQKRFFLEASVTAKLRHPNTVTVIDYGKTDDGIYYIAMEYLEGLTLSQLLTQVGPLPWARALNITQQVARSLREAHKVGLIHRDLKPANVMVLNQETDHDVVKVLDFGLVKSFIGDAALQQDTSLTQAGIILGSPQYMAPEQARNVADPRSDVYSMGVVLYQMLMGRPPFLASQSIDVIVKHINEPPPAFGSIWPSHGVPAEVEALVMKCLAKVPAERYQSMDEVMDAMRRVASSIGVSGVFSGSRLTGTGSGPISGPISSTGSGPSTMALDISVEEEPRPSRRPLAIGLFVGSLLLGAGGAAFIAMRPTTPQPLPPSALAEPPSEAPAAAHPSAAAAAAVPSTLGADDEELALAELNPVKPVRFLIASEPSGARVTYRGKDVGETPLNLEVPRGDGGKASAELTFNLAGYQPIKVTAEGEGPEARILQKLQPKKKASTKPGKGSGSSPYKDDPYQ, encoded by the coding sequence ATGATCGAAAGCAACGCCCCGACGGATGGCGCCCCGCCCGAGCTGGAAGATCCACTGCTGGGCAGGGTCCTCAACGAGCGCTTCCGCATCCTGGAGACTCTCGGTGCCGGTGGCATGGGCCGCGTGTACAAGGCCATCCAGGCGCCGCTGGACCGGCTGGTCGCCCTCAAGGTCCTCAACCCGCAGTATGGCGAGGGCAAGGACCCCGGGTTCCAGAAGCGCTTCTTCCTGGAAGCCAGCGTCACCGCGAAGCTGCGCCACCCGAACACCGTCACCGTCATCGACTACGGCAAGACGGACGACGGCATCTACTACATCGCCATGGAGTACCTGGAGGGGCTGACGCTCAGCCAGCTCCTCACCCAGGTGGGCCCGCTGCCATGGGCGCGCGCGCTCAACATCACCCAGCAGGTGGCGCGCTCGCTGCGCGAGGCCCACAAGGTCGGCCTCATCCACCGCGACCTCAAGCCCGCCAACGTCATGGTCCTCAACCAGGAGACGGACCATGACGTGGTGAAGGTGCTGGACTTCGGCCTCGTGAAGTCCTTCATCGGCGACGCGGCCCTTCAACAGGACACCTCGCTCACCCAGGCCGGCATCATCCTCGGCTCGCCGCAGTACATGGCGCCGGAGCAGGCGCGCAACGTCGCCGACCCGCGCAGCGACGTGTACAGCATGGGCGTGGTGCTCTATCAGATGCTGATGGGCCGCCCGCCCTTCCTCGCGTCGCAGAGCATCGACGTCATCGTCAAGCACATCAACGAGCCGCCTCCCGCCTTCGGCTCCATCTGGCCCAGCCACGGCGTGCCCGCCGAGGTGGAGGCGCTGGTGATGAAGTGCCTCGCCAAGGTGCCGGCGGAGCGCTACCAGTCCATGGACGAGGTGATGGACGCCATGCGCCGCGTGGCCTCGTCCATTGGCGTCAGCGGCGTGTTCAGCGGCTCGCGCCTGACGGGCACCGGCAGCGGCCCCATCAGCGGCCCCATCAGCTCCACGGGCTCCGGCCCCAGCACCATGGCGCTGGACATCTCCGTGGAGGAGGAGCCCAGGCCGAGCCGGCGCCCGCTGGCCATCGGCCTGTTCGTGGGCTCGCTGCTGCTGGGCGCTGGCGGGGCCGCCTTCATCGCGATGCGCCCCACCACCCCGCAGCCGCTCCCGCCCTCCGCCCTCGCGGAGCCCCCGTCGGAAGCCCCCGCCGCCGCGCATCCCTCGGCGGCCGCCGCGGCAGCGGTGCCCTCCACGCTCGGCGCCGACGACGAGGAACTGGCCCTGGCGGAGCTCAACCCCGTCAAGCCGGTGAGGTTCCTGATCGCCAGCGAGCCGAGCGGCGCGCGCGTGACGTACCGTGGGAAGGACGTGGGCGAGACGCCCCTGAACCTCGAGGTGCCCCGCGGCGACGGCGGCAAGGCCAGCGCGGAGCTGACCTTCAACCTCGCGGGCTACCAGCCCATCAAGGTCACCGCCGAGGGTGAAGGCCCCGAGGCGCGCATCCTCCAGAAGCTCCAGCCCAAGAAGAAGGCGAGCACGAAGCCCGGCAAGGGTTCCGGCTCGTCGCCCTACAAGGACGACCCGTACCAGTGA
- a CDS encoding TonB-dependent receptor domain-containing protein, which produces MKTPSALKRAGLLALCLCAGEALADARLEARRHFRNGMSLIAQKQFDEGISELEAAYAIKPHPNVLYNIARAYHDAGRLTEALDAYQRYLASNPPDAATVTTTIAVLEQKLKTGDATASTTPDDKSALPMPPPPASIQTQQQLGVLLERLEKAIERAESMPTGGAPAAAPAPIAVASGPVGGVDVAAAADEGAVPYEERVVTASRRAQSSLEAPNATTVITAEDIRLSGATNLPDLLRRVPGADVMSLGVGSANVSLRGFNQRIANKVLVLVDGRTEYQDFLGLTLWSSIPIGLEEIERIEVIRGPGSALYGANAMLGVINIITQAPGSGPRARFSVTGGTGNTAAGSFLSHGKSGALSYRAAVAYSQADKWSRDFASGRPDMELKDPDPDIGMRGARGTLSAIYTFADDRKVGLSGGVHRYTTEIYPLGLLRNYFMDGLNAYAKGDVELGPLKLKTFWNHISGDAGPQYEAIGQRSLGTTISSNLFNAELLFARAFHLGGEHQLNVGVEGRLKRVAWNYLGPLRKEVHAAAFVQDEWRLVEPLRLVASYRVDRHPLLDNGTPGLAHSPRISALFIPFEGQAFRASAASAFREPTFLESYTRIPVPVPGVNGASALTTGNTNLRAERLTAFELGWRGEAPTLGVDWDVALYQNTVRDLIGLSAVQRLPAGESYDAGTGSYLLGRSFFQNEDAVYTARGVEVGANMAPVDGLGLKASAAFQNVTSDREEKAQCGPCSQAPQLKLYAGVTYRTKADLEFGVDAAFTSSTTWIEREPAAADPTSIELLSNPLTAYTVVNARVGYQAVKDTVDVALVGSHLAGAHSQHPFGNRIERRVYATLTVTP; this is translated from the coding sequence GTGAAAACCCCCTCAGCCCTGAAACGTGCGGGCCTCCTCGCGTTGTGTCTCTGCGCGGGAGAGGCCCTGGCGGACGCCCGCCTGGAGGCGCGCCGTCACTTCCGCAACGGAATGAGCCTGATTGCCCAGAAGCAGTTCGACGAGGGCATCTCCGAGCTGGAAGCCGCCTACGCCATCAAGCCGCACCCCAACGTCCTCTACAACATCGCCCGCGCGTACCACGACGCCGGCCGGCTGACGGAGGCGCTGGACGCGTACCAGCGCTACCTCGCCAGCAACCCGCCGGACGCGGCGACGGTGACCACCACCATCGCCGTCCTCGAGCAGAAGCTGAAGACCGGCGACGCCACCGCGTCCACCACGCCGGACGACAAGTCCGCGCTGCCCATGCCGCCGCCGCCCGCCAGCATCCAGACGCAGCAGCAACTGGGCGTGCTCCTGGAGCGGCTGGAGAAGGCGATTGAGCGCGCCGAGTCCATGCCCACCGGCGGCGCCCCGGCCGCGGCCCCCGCCCCCATCGCCGTGGCCTCGGGCCCGGTGGGCGGTGTCGACGTCGCGGCTGCCGCGGACGAGGGCGCGGTGCCGTACGAGGAGCGCGTGGTGACGGCGAGCCGCCGTGCCCAGTCCTCGCTGGAGGCGCCCAACGCCACCACCGTCATCACCGCCGAGGACATCCGCCTGTCCGGCGCCACCAACCTGCCGGACCTGCTGCGGCGCGTGCCGGGCGCGGACGTCATGTCGCTGGGCGTGGGCAGCGCCAACGTGTCCCTGCGCGGCTTCAACCAGCGCATCGCCAACAAGGTGCTGGTGCTGGTGGACGGCCGCACCGAGTACCAGGACTTCCTCGGCCTGACGCTGTGGTCCTCCATCCCCATCGGCCTGGAGGAAATCGAGCGCATCGAGGTCATCCGCGGCCCGGGCAGCGCGCTGTACGGCGCCAACGCCATGCTGGGCGTCATCAACATCATCACCCAGGCCCCCGGCTCCGGCCCGCGCGCGCGCTTCTCGGTCACCGGCGGCACCGGCAACACCGCGGCGGGCTCGTTCCTCAGCCACGGCAAGTCGGGTGCGCTGAGCTACCGCGCGGCGGTGGCGTACTCGCAGGCGGACAAGTGGAGCCGCGACTTCGCCAGCGGCCGGCCGGACATGGAGCTGAAGGACCCGGACCCGGACATCGGCATGCGCGGCGCGCGCGGCACGCTGTCCGCCATCTACACCTTCGCGGACGACCGCAAGGTGGGCCTGTCCGGCGGCGTGCACCGCTACACCACGGAAATCTATCCGCTGGGCCTGCTCCGCAACTACTTCATGGACGGCCTCAACGCGTACGCCAAGGGCGACGTGGAGCTGGGGCCGCTCAAGCTGAAGACGTTCTGGAACCACATCTCCGGTGACGCGGGGCCGCAGTACGAGGCCATCGGGCAGCGCTCGCTGGGCACGACCATCAGCTCCAACCTCTTCAACGCGGAGCTGCTCTTCGCGCGCGCCTTCCACCTGGGCGGCGAGCACCAGCTCAACGTGGGCGTGGAGGGCCGCCTCAAGCGCGTGGCCTGGAACTACCTGGGCCCGCTGCGCAAGGAGGTCCATGCCGCCGCCTTCGTGCAGGACGAGTGGCGGCTGGTGGAGCCCCTGCGGCTCGTGGCCAGCTACCGCGTGGACCGGCACCCGCTGCTGGACAACGGCACCCCGGGACTGGCGCACTCGCCGCGCATCTCCGCGCTGTTCATCCCCTTCGAGGGCCAGGCCTTCCGCGCTAGCGCGGCGTCCGCCTTCCGCGAGCCGACGTTCCTGGAGTCCTACACCCGAATCCCCGTGCCCGTGCCGGGCGTCAATGGCGCCAGCGCGCTCACCACCGGCAACACCAACCTGCGCGCCGAGCGCCTCACCGCCTTCGAGCTGGGCTGGCGTGGCGAGGCCCCGACGCTGGGCGTGGACTGGGACGTAGCCCTCTACCAGAACACGGTGAGGGACCTCATCGGCCTGTCCGCCGTGCAACGGCTGCCCGCGGGTGAGTCCTACGACGCGGGCACCGGCTCGTATCTGCTCGGCCGCTCGTTCTTCCAGAACGAGGACGCCGTCTACACCGCGCGCGGCGTGGAGGTGGGCGCCAACATGGCCCCGGTGGACGGCCTCGGCCTCAAGGCGAGCGCCGCCTTCCAGAACGTGACGTCGGACCGCGAGGAGAAGGCCCAGTGCGGCCCGTGCAGCCAGGCCCCGCAGCTCAAGCTGTATGCGGGCGTCACCTACCGCACCAAGGCGGACCTGGAGTTCGGCGTGGACGCGGCCTTCACCTCGTCCACCACCTGGATTGAGCGCGAGCCGGCCGCGGCGGACCCCACGAGCATCGAGCTGCTGTCCAACCCCCTGACGGCCTACACCGTGGTCAACGCGCGAGTGGGCTACCAGGCCGTGAAGGACACCGTGGACGTGGCGCTGGTGGGCAGTCACCTGGCTGGCGCGCACTCGCAGCACCCCTTCGGCAATCGCATCGAGCGGCGCGTCTATGCGACGCTGACGGTGACTCCATGA